A single Bacillus sp. OxB-1 DNA region contains:
- a CDS encoding inorganic phosphate transporter, with amino-acid sequence MDTLIFLTILVVVFALAFDFINGFHDTANAIATSVSTRALKPRTAVYMAAVMNFIGALTFTGVAKTISKDIVDPFVLENGSLVILAALISAIAWNLITWYYGIPSSSSHALIGSIAGAAISAAGFGILNYSGFLKIMQALILSPFIALAGGFLMMSLFKVVMKNRNLFKQNKRIRYLQIGTAALQSFTHGTNDAQKAMGIITMALIAAELQTSDDIQLWVRIAAATAMGLGTSIGGYKIIKTVGGKIMKIRPVNGAAADLASAAIIFGATLIHLPVSTTHVISSSIMGVGSAQRVKGVKWGVAKKIVMTWIITLPISATIAAIVYQLLALIF; translated from the coding sequence GTGGATACTTTAATCTTCCTGACCATATTGGTCGTCGTTTTTGCGCTCGCATTCGACTTCATCAATGGATTCCATGACACAGCAAATGCGATTGCGACATCAGTGTCGACGCGGGCACTTAAACCACGGACCGCCGTCTATATGGCGGCGGTGATGAACTTCATCGGGGCGCTTACGTTTACCGGAGTGGCGAAAACCATTTCGAAAGACATTGTCGATCCCTTCGTCCTGGAAAATGGCTCCCTGGTAATCCTGGCTGCTTTGATTTCTGCGATCGCCTGGAACTTGATCACTTGGTATTACGGGATCCCTTCCAGTTCTTCGCATGCACTCATCGGCTCCATTGCAGGGGCCGCCATTTCGGCCGCTGGTTTCGGCATTTTGAACTACTCCGGGTTCCTGAAGATCATGCAGGCATTGATCCTATCGCCTTTCATCGCATTGGCGGGCGGGTTTTTAATGATGTCGCTGTTCAAGGTCGTCATGAAAAACCGGAATTTATTCAAACAGAATAAACGGATCCGCTATTTACAGATCGGGACAGCCGCTTTGCAATCGTTCACCCACGGGACGAACGATGCGCAAAAGGCGATGGGGATCATCACGATGGCCTTGATTGCTGCAGAACTGCAAACTTCGGACGATATCCAATTATGGGTCCGGATTGCAGCCGCCACGGCGATGGGGCTAGGGACATCCATCGGCGGCTATAAGATCATCAAAACCGTCGGCGGGAAAATCATGAAAATCCGTCCCGTCAACGGGGCAGCGGCTGACTTGGCCTCCGCTGCAATCATCTTCGGAGCGACGCTCATCCATTTGCCGGTCAGTACGACGCATGTCATCTCCTCCTCCATCATGGGGGTCGGTTCAGCGCAACGGGTCAAAGGCGTCAAATGGGGAGTGGCGAAAAAGATCGTCATGACCTGGATTATCACATTGCCGATTTCTGCGACAATCGCGGCGATTGTCTACCAATTGCTTGCCTTAATTTTTTAA
- a CDS encoding cold-shock protein, translating into MEQGKVKWFNAEKGFGFIEREDGDDVFVHFSAIQGDGFKTLEEGQDVTFEIEQGQRGLQATNVVKN; encoded by the coding sequence ATGGAACAAGGTAAAGTAAAATGGTTTAACGCAGAAAAAGGTTTTGGATTCATCGAACGTGAAGACGGCGACGACGTATTCGTACACTTCTCCGCTATCCAAGGCGACGGCTTCAAAACTCTTGAAGAAGGTCAAGACGTAACGTTTGAAATCGAGCAAGGCCAACGCGGTCTTCAAGCTACAAACGTAGTGAAAAACTAA
- a CDS encoding MMPL family transporter encodes MRALARFVTKGYKAIIVAWLALFLVMAVFAIRLPSMLEGDGFRMDGEHADVMDIVSDSFGMPAETMFLVFDQTSSEQIQAALDAVEELDVTSNIVSPLDHPEQSDTASKVSYAMLHFDGDAESMSDVVSDIRKAIGNEPGITLTGASAISKDINTASQRDLMTAEAIGLPIAIIVLLFAFGTVVASFVPLIIGIVTVVSAFGILTILGGRFDLSIFVMNIIPMLGLALSIDFALLFISRYREERRTESITESVTTTIRTAGRSVIFSAFCVFIGLGAMLLIRVDIFQNIAVGGMIVVGMAVLSSITLLPSVLLALGEKIDKWQLIKPKTTGEDGWRKFANQVIKRPVLITIVALVLLGIALIPVKNMELTIPQIDSLPKSYDTRSAFELVEDTFGLGDQSSVYVLAEREGGWTDDDGLASMKSLEETLREDPLVEEVTTLFTASGIASPEEWSQANLVPEMKTQLAPVQEAFVQDEKLMVPVTLAADGTSDEAQDWVRNWAEKETEWNLLIGGQPKFNQEIFDEIWDKIGLVLAVILISTFFILMFAFRSVIIPLKAIVMNVIGLSATFGILVYIFQYGHFGLPAGTIALIIPVIVFSLVFGLSMDYEVFLISRMQEEYAKSFNNDKATVEGLATTSKVITSAALIMIVLTGAFAFTDVLPVKQIGVGIAIAVAIDATVIRLLLVPSLMKLFGKWNWWLPFGKGLYRSGNRHLKEK; translated from the coding sequence ATGCGCGCTCTTGCACGATTTGTCACGAAAGGGTACAAAGCGATCATCGTCGCATGGCTTGCTCTTTTTCTTGTCATGGCTGTGTTTGCCATCCGTCTGCCGAGCATGCTGGAGGGCGACGGGTTTCGTATGGATGGCGAGCATGCGGACGTAATGGATATCGTATCCGATTCGTTCGGCATGCCTGCGGAGACGATGTTTCTCGTGTTCGATCAGACGTCCTCTGAACAGATCCAAGCCGCGCTCGATGCAGTCGAGGAACTCGATGTCACCTCGAATATCGTTTCCCCACTGGACCATCCGGAACAATCCGATACCGCCAGCAAAGTCTCGTATGCCATGCTCCATTTCGATGGCGATGCGGAAAGTATGTCTGACGTTGTCTCCGATATCCGGAAGGCTATAGGCAATGAACCCGGAATCACGTTAACTGGGGCCTCCGCCATTTCGAAAGACATCAATACGGCAAGCCAGCGGGATTTGATGACTGCGGAAGCGATCGGTTTGCCGATTGCGATTATCGTCCTGCTCTTTGCGTTCGGCACCGTTGTCGCTTCATTTGTTCCTCTTATTATCGGGATTGTGACGGTCGTTTCCGCTTTCGGGATTTTAACTATTCTTGGCGGGCGGTTCGATTTATCCATCTTTGTCATGAACATCATTCCGATGTTGGGACTTGCGCTCAGTATCGATTTCGCCCTATTGTTCATCAGCCGCTATCGCGAAGAGCGGCGGACCGAGAGCATTACGGAATCGGTCACGACGACAATCCGGACGGCGGGGCGCTCCGTCATTTTCTCTGCATTCTGCGTGTTCATCGGACTGGGTGCCATGCTGCTCATCCGTGTCGACATTTTCCAAAATATCGCGGTAGGTGGCATGATTGTCGTCGGCATGGCGGTTCTTAGTTCCATCACTTTATTACCATCCGTCCTTCTCGCACTTGGTGAAAAAATCGACAAATGGCAATTGATCAAGCCAAAAACGACCGGTGAGGACGGTTGGCGAAAATTTGCCAATCAAGTGATCAAGCGGCCGGTCCTTATTACGATCGTAGCCTTAGTGCTGCTCGGCATTGCCTTGATTCCGGTGAAAAATATGGAGCTGACGATTCCGCAAATCGACTCGTTGCCAAAATCATATGACACCCGGTCTGCGTTTGAGTTGGTGGAAGACACCTTCGGATTAGGGGACCAATCATCCGTCTATGTCCTCGCAGAGCGCGAGGGGGGCTGGACGGACGATGATGGACTCGCTTCGATGAAATCGCTCGAGGAGACATTGCGCGAGGATCCATTGGTCGAAGAAGTGACGACCCTCTTCACCGCAAGCGGCATCGCATCTCCGGAAGAGTGGTCACAAGCAAACCTCGTACCGGAAATGAAAACCCAGCTCGCACCGGTGCAGGAAGCATTCGTACAGGATGAAAAACTGATGGTTCCTGTCACACTTGCGGCTGACGGAACATCCGATGAAGCCCAAGATTGGGTACGGAATTGGGCTGAGAAGGAAACAGAGTGGAATCTATTGATCGGCGGCCAGCCGAAATTCAATCAGGAAATTTTCGATGAAATCTGGGATAAAATTGGACTCGTCTTGGCGGTGATTCTGATTTCGACGTTCTTCATTCTCATGTTTGCCTTCCGTTCGGTAATCATCCCGCTTAAGGCGATCGTGATGAATGTCATCGGCCTGTCCGCCACGTTCGGAATTCTCGTCTATATTTTCCAATACGGACATTTCGGTCTTCCGGCTGGTACCATCGCACTGATCATCCCAGTGATCGTCTTCAGTCTCGTGTTTGGTCTAAGCATGGACTATGAGGTGTTCCTAATTTCCCGGATGCAAGAGGAATACGCAAAGTCTTTCAACAATGACAAGGCGACCGTCGAAGGGCTGGCGACAACAAGTAAAGTCATCACGTCCGCAGCGTTGATCATGATCGTGTTGACAGGTGCTTTCGCCTTCACGGATGTCCTGCCCGTCAAACAGATCGGCGTCGGCATCGCGATTGCCGTGGCCATTGATGCGACCGTCATCCGCCTCCTGCTTGTGCCGAGCTTGATGAAACTGTTCGGTAAATGGAACTGGTGGCTGCCTTTTGGCAAGGGGTTGTATCGATCGGGGAATCGGCATTTGAAAGAAAAATGA
- a CDS encoding putative RNA methyltransferase has product MAVSKKMMAAEVLEANEGLFHCPICVADMTLRDKSQFVCRAGHTFDLAKQGYVNLAPQAHTTKYDKELFAARSHVMASEFFGPVVDFIAKAIQERLGDKNKLTVLDAGCGEGTHLMNVLGTLDGEPIGVGIDLAKEGIVAAAKAYPGTIWTVADLANCPFHDARFDVILNILSPANYAEFNRLLRSGGWIVKVVPEKRYLQELREIFYDGKKATEETDPVGRFSEQLSDVHVEHITYPFGLDRELLASLIQMTPLTWGADEEKVAEAWQSGLSSVTIDYKVLIGQKAE; this is encoded by the coding sequence ATGGCAGTATCGAAGAAAATGATGGCAGCGGAAGTGCTGGAGGCCAATGAAGGGCTTTTCCATTGCCCGATTTGCGTAGCGGATATGACGTTGCGAGACAAGTCGCAATTCGTTTGCCGAGCAGGGCATACATTCGATTTGGCCAAGCAGGGGTACGTCAACTTGGCACCTCAGGCACATACGACGAAATATGACAAGGAGCTTTTCGCGGCACGGAGCCATGTGATGGCGTCGGAATTTTTTGGTCCAGTTGTCGATTTTATTGCAAAAGCCATTCAAGAGCGGCTTGGTGACAAGAATAAGCTGACTGTTTTGGATGCAGGGTGCGGGGAAGGGACCCATCTGATGAACGTCCTCGGCACATTGGATGGAGAACCGATCGGGGTCGGAATCGATCTGGCGAAGGAAGGGATTGTAGCGGCGGCCAAAGCCTATCCGGGCACCATTTGGACAGTGGCGGATTTGGCGAATTGTCCGTTCCATGACGCACGGTTCGATGTCATCTTGAATATTTTATCGCCCGCAAATTACGCGGAGTTCAACCGGCTTCTCCGTTCGGGAGGATGGATAGTGAAAGTGGTGCCTGAAAAAAGGTATTTGCAAGAGCTGCGTGAAATTTTCTATGACGGGAAGAAAGCCACGGAGGAGACGGATCCGGTAGGTCGCTTTTCGGAGCAGCTATCCGACGTCCATGTTGAACATATCACCTATCCGTTTGGACTGGACCGGGAATTACTTGCTTCGCTGATCCAGATGACGCCTTTGACTTGGGGGGCCGACGAGGAAAAAGTGGCAGAAGCGTGGCAAAGCGGCCTTTCTTCGGTCACGATCGATTATAAAGTTCTGATCGGGCAGAAAGCGGAATAG
- a CDS encoding CAP-associated domain-containing protein, with the protein MKRLFLFIFLLFALYFAKPLWEEPVSQVIDLSFLDPIDEKVESVINHDSVAHAIDTISGAVNKAVLYLKTRSFEEIEPVPKVEKPVLNQPEHASLSIHNIELGDSLEKVAAELGEPKNVTKNEYGTDWRTYHEHYQNFVMVSVDAEQRVNALYTNDDLISSTTGIRYGSPKSKVREIYGEPLKEIRKGFNIYILQESEGYDVFKTGDLYTYVFYDLHQGETVTAIQLIAASLEQKKNALYAVGDKTLRNGFEQQLFDLTNAARVRHGLNVLKWEPVVAGTARKHSVDMADHDYFSHENLRGQSPFDRMADDGVKFRGAGENLAYGQSSSIFAHEGLMNSEGHRENILLTGYSHLGTGVAFNEKSQPYFTENFLTK; encoded by the coding sequence ATGAAGCGATTATTTCTTTTTATCTTTCTCCTATTCGCACTGTATTTTGCAAAACCATTATGGGAAGAACCGGTTTCACAGGTAATCGATCTTTCCTTCCTCGATCCGATCGATGAAAAAGTCGAATCGGTTATCAATCATGACTCGGTTGCCCATGCAATCGATACGATAAGCGGGGCCGTGAACAAAGCGGTCCTCTACTTGAAGACCCGTTCATTCGAAGAAATCGAGCCCGTTCCCAAGGTTGAAAAACCGGTGTTGAATCAACCCGAACACGCCTCTTTATCTATTCATAATATTGAATTGGGCGATTCGTTGGAAAAGGTGGCTGCCGAACTTGGAGAGCCGAAAAACGTGACGAAAAACGAATATGGAACCGATTGGCGGACGTACCACGAGCATTATCAAAATTTTGTCATGGTGTCCGTAGATGCGGAACAACGGGTGAACGCTCTTTATACGAATGACGACCTCATTTCCTCGACAACCGGAATCCGATATGGCTCCCCGAAGTCGAAAGTACGGGAGATTTACGGAGAACCGCTGAAAGAGATCCGCAAAGGGTTCAATATTTATATTTTGCAAGAGAGCGAAGGATATGATGTGTTTAAAACAGGAGATCTGTATACGTATGTCTTTTACGATCTGCATCAAGGGGAAACCGTGACGGCCATCCAATTGATCGCGGCTTCATTGGAACAGAAAAAGAATGCTCTGTATGCAGTCGGGGATAAAACATTGCGCAACGGGTTCGAGCAACAATTATTCGATTTGACGAATGCGGCCCGTGTCCGGCATGGCCTGAATGTGTTGAAATGGGAACCTGTCGTGGCTGGAACCGCCCGCAAGCATAGTGTCGATATGGCCGACCATGATTATTTCAGCCATGAAAATCTACGCGGGCAATCACCATTCGACCGGATGGCAGATGATGGCGTCAAGTTCCGGGGTGCGGGCGAAAATTTGGCGTATGGGCAATCGAGCAGCATCTTCGCTCACGAAGGACTGATGAATTCGGAGGGCCATCGTGAAAATATTTTACTCACCGGCTATAGCCACCTCGGGACAGGCGTCGCGTTCAATGAAAAATCACAGCCCTATTTTACAGAGAATTTTTTGACGAAATAA
- a CDS encoding zinc-dependent alcohol dehydrogenase, whose amino-acid sequence MKAVTFQGVKDIQVKQVEAPRIEKNDDIIVRVTSTAICGSDLHIYLGGLPTHPGYVIGHEPMGIVEEVGPAVTKVKKGDRVVIPFNISCGQCFYCEHEMESQCDNSNRNPHIDTGGYFGFTERYGNYPGGQAEYLRVPYGNFTPFVIPESCELPDEALLFLSDVLPTAYWSVENAGVKSGDTVAVLGCGPVGLMAQKFAWMKGAKRVIAVDHVPYRLERAVKMNRVEALNFEDFDDIGGHIKEMTSGGVDIVIDCVGMDGKKNIAEKVGQKLKLQGGTLSAIDIAHNSVRKFGTIQLTGVYGLLYNMFPLGDMFERNITLKMGQAPVIHYMPMLYDKITKGEFNPTEIISHVVPLEEAPLAYKHFYEHGDECVKVVLKP is encoded by the coding sequence ATGAAAGCTGTGACTTTTCAAGGTGTTAAGGACATCCAAGTGAAACAAGTGGAAGCACCGCGCATTGAGAAAAATGATGATATCATTGTCAGAGTGACATCGACCGCCATTTGTGGATCGGACTTGCATATTTATTTGGGCGGTTTGCCAACACACCCGGGCTATGTAATCGGACACGAACCGATGGGCATTGTCGAGGAAGTAGGTCCTGCCGTGACGAAAGTGAAAAAAGGAGACCGCGTCGTCATCCCGTTCAACATATCTTGCGGCCAATGCTTTTATTGCGAACATGAGATGGAGAGCCAATGCGACAACTCGAATCGGAATCCTCACATCGACACGGGTGGCTACTTCGGCTTCACGGAACGCTATGGAAATTATCCGGGCGGACAAGCCGAGTATTTGCGGGTGCCTTATGGAAACTTCACTCCGTTCGTCATCCCCGAATCATGCGAACTGCCGGATGAGGCATTGTTGTTCCTGTCGGATGTTCTTCCGACTGCCTATTGGAGTGTCGAAAATGCAGGCGTAAAAAGCGGGGATACGGTAGCCGTGCTCGGTTGCGGTCCGGTCGGGCTGATGGCGCAGAAGTTCGCTTGGATGAAAGGGGCCAAACGGGTGATTGCCGTAGATCACGTCCCATATCGACTCGAACGTGCTGTCAAGATGAATCGGGTGGAAGCGTTGAATTTTGAGGACTTTGACGATATCGGAGGCCATATTAAAGAAATGACAAGCGGCGGTGTGGATATTGTCATCGACTGTGTCGGGATGGACGGGAAGAAAAATATTGCCGAAAAAGTTGGGCAAAAGCTGAAGCTGCAGGGCGGTACGCTGAGCGCTATCGACATCGCCCATAATTCCGTCCGGAAATTTGGCACAATCCAATTGACCGGGGTTTACGGGCTGCTATACAATATGTTCCCGCTCGGCGATATGTTTGAGCGGAACATTACGCTGAAAATGGGGCAAGCACCTGTAATCCATTACATGCCGATGCTCTATGACAAGATTACGAAGGGCGAATTCAACCCAACGGAAATAATTTCACACGTCGTTCCACTCGAAGAAGCGCCACTGGCCTATAAACATTTCTACGAACACGGCGACGAATGTGTGAAAGTCGTACTGAAACCGTGA
- a CDS encoding superoxide dismutase family protein — protein MKPKYGIVILAAIFALTGCGRSAQMPVSGEAMEPVSATILNTDGEEIGKARLEERAEGVTISLQAEGLSPGIHGIHIHEAGVCTPPNFESAGGHFNPEGKQHGFENPKGFHAGDLPNIEVPEDGKVITQITTAEVTLKKGEPNSLLDGDGSALVIHADPDDNKTDPAGNSGARIACAAIGK, from the coding sequence ATGAAACCTAAGTATGGAATAGTAATCCTGGCGGCAATTTTCGCATTGACGGGATGCGGGAGGTCTGCGCAAATGCCGGTAAGCGGCGAAGCGATGGAACCGGTTTCCGCAACAATTCTCAATACGGACGGGGAGGAAATCGGAAAAGCCCGCCTGGAGGAACGGGCGGAGGGCGTAACGATCAGTTTACAAGCAGAAGGGCTATCGCCGGGAATCCACGGCATTCACATCCATGAGGCAGGTGTCTGCACGCCGCCTAATTTCGAATCGGCAGGCGGACATTTCAATCCGGAAGGAAAGCAACATGGCTTCGAAAATCCAAAAGGTTTCCACGCGGGCGACCTGCCGAATATCGAGGTGCCGGAAGACGGAAAGGTAATCACTCAAATTACGACAGCAGAAGTGACATTGAAAAAAGGGGAGCCGAACTCGCTATTGGATGGAGACGGCAGTGCGCTAGTCATCCATGCGGACCCGGATGATAATAAAACGGATCCAGCAGGCAACTCGGGCGCGCGAATCGCCTGTGCCGCCATCGGGAAATAA
- a CDS encoding ectoine synthase: protein MIVRTLEEIIGTENEMKAETWSSRRFLLKKDGMGFSFHETIIYAGTETHIHYQNHLEAVYCVAGDGEIETIKDGKVYPITNGTMYALNENDEHYLRGGEEDMRLICVFNPPLVGSETHDEEGVYPLLEA, encoded by the coding sequence ATGATTGTACGTACATTGGAAGAAATTATCGGGACGGAAAACGAGATGAAGGCAGAGACTTGGTCGAGCCGCCGCTTTTTATTGAAGAAAGACGGCATGGGCTTTTCCTTCCACGAAACGATCATCTACGCGGGGACGGAAACGCATATCCACTACCAAAACCATTTGGAAGCTGTCTATTGCGTAGCTGGAGATGGGGAAATCGAAACCATCAAGGATGGCAAAGTGTACCCGATCACAAACGGGACGATGTATGCTTTGAATGAAAACGACGAACATTATTTACGGGGAGGCGAGGAAGATATGCGCCTGATCTGTGTATTCAACCCGCCGCTCGTCGGCTCGGAAACGCATGATGAAGAAGGCGTCTATCCATTGTTGGAAGCATAA
- the ectB gene encoding diaminobutyrate--2-oxoglutarate transaminase, giving the protein MVLTMDRNPMEIFEHHESQVRSYSRSFPTVFKKAKGYKMWDADGKEYIDFFAGAGALNYGHNNEKMKQKLIEYILEDGISHSLDMGTEVRAQFLQRFHDVILKPRNLNYKIMFPGPTGTNTVESALKIARKATGRQNIISFTNGFHGMTLGALSVTGNSFNREGAGVPLTNTVAMPFDTFLDEGDSIAYLKQYLRNAGSGMDLPAAVILETVQGEGGINAASFEWLQEIEKICRQHDMLLIVDDVQAGCGRTGTFFSFEPAGIQPDVVCLSKSIGGYGLPFAITLIKPEYDTWGPGEHNGTFRGNNLAIVAATEALSHWETDEFTEAIQEKSKIIKARMETIVDKYPQLQATARGRGFMRGIACGEGKEDYAGKICAKAFEKGLIIETSGPSGEVVKFLGSLTIDEEGLHKGFDILEEAIEEVVRH; this is encoded by the coding sequence ATGGTACTGACAATGGACCGAAATCCGATGGAAATTTTCGAACACCATGAGTCACAAGTGAGGAGTTACAGCCGCAGTTTCCCGACCGTATTCAAGAAGGCGAAAGGGTATAAGATGTGGGATGCGGATGGGAAGGAATATATCGATTTCTTCGCGGGAGCGGGTGCTCTGAACTATGGCCATAATAATGAAAAAATGAAACAGAAATTGATTGAATATATTTTGGAGGATGGCATATCACATAGCCTGGATATGGGAACGGAAGTACGCGCCCAGTTCCTGCAGAGATTTCACGATGTTATTTTGAAGCCGAGAAACTTGAATTATAAAATCATGTTTCCTGGACCCACAGGTACGAACACCGTAGAAAGCGCTTTAAAGATTGCACGCAAAGCAACTGGAAGGCAGAACATCATCAGCTTTACGAACGGTTTCCATGGAATGACGCTTGGCGCGTTATCTGTGACGGGGAATTCATTCAACCGCGAAGGGGCGGGGGTTCCGTTGACGAATACGGTTGCAATGCCGTTTGACACGTTCTTGGATGAAGGGGATTCAATCGCTTATTTGAAACAGTATTTGCGAAATGCGGGAAGCGGTATGGACTTGCCGGCAGCCGTTATCTTGGAAACCGTCCAAGGGGAAGGCGGCATCAATGCAGCTAGCTTCGAATGGTTGCAGGAAATCGAAAAGATCTGCCGCCAACATGACATGCTGCTTATTGTAGACGATGTACAAGCGGGCTGCGGACGAACCGGAACCTTTTTCAGTTTCGAACCGGCGGGTATCCAACCGGATGTTGTCTGTCTATCGAAATCGATCGGCGGCTACGGTCTGCCGTTTGCAATCACGTTGATCAAACCGGAATACGATACTTGGGGACCAGGTGAACATAACGGGACGTTCCGCGGTAACAACTTGGCAATTGTCGCGGCGACGGAAGCGCTTTCCCACTGGGAGACGGATGAGTTTACCGAAGCGATCCAGGAGAAATCCAAAATCATCAAAGCCCGGATGGAAACGATTGTCGACAAGTACCCACAACTGCAAGCAACAGCACGGGGACGCGGCTTTATGCGCGGCATCGCATGTGGGGAAGGCAAAGAGGATTATGCCGGCAAAATCTGTGCCAAGGCGTTTGAAAAAGGATTGATCATCGAGACGTCAGGTCCTTCCGGTGAAGTCGTGAAGTTCCTGGGTTCCTTGACGATCGATGAAGAAGGGCTGCATAAAGGATTCGACATTTTAGAAGAGGCGATAGAAGAAGTCGTCCGCCATTAA
- the ectA gene encoding diaminobutyrate acetyltransferase: MSEGKESATTLVESDALVFRLPTEEDGKEIWQLIKETGVLDLNSSYSYLMWSKYFDETSIVVEADGQGIVGFISGFIPPKASDTLFIWQVAVDASQRGKGIASHMLQSILRRDACRNIRCLEATVSPSNKASDALFRKLARDLGTGCRVTECFTEEQFPGAGHEAEWLYTIGPFEEL; encoded by the coding sequence TTGTCAGAAGGAAAAGAAAGTGCAACTACTCTAGTCGAAAGCGACGCACTCGTATTTCGATTGCCGACGGAAGAGGACGGCAAAGAGATTTGGCAGCTCATTAAAGAGACAGGCGTCTTGGACCTGAATTCTTCGTACAGTTATTTGATGTGGTCGAAGTATTTTGACGAGACGAGCATTGTCGTCGAAGCGGATGGGCAGGGGATTGTCGGGTTTATCTCAGGATTCATCCCACCGAAAGCATCAGATACGCTTTTTATATGGCAAGTGGCGGTCGACGCGTCGCAACGGGGAAAAGGTATTGCTTCCCACATGTTGCAATCGATTTTACGCAGAGACGCGTGTCGGAATATTCGGTGTTTGGAGGCGACTGTAAGCCCTTCCAACAAAGCGTCGGATGCCCTGTTCCGGAAATTGGCGAGGGACTTGGGGACCGGATGCCGGGTGACGGAGTGCTTTACGGAAGAACAATTTCCTGGAGCCGGTCATGAAGCCGAATGGCTCTATACGATCGGACCTTTCGAAGAGCTTTGA
- a CDS encoding phosphoribosylaminoimidazolesuccinocarboxamide synthase, translating into MELVYQGKTKDVYKLQDGNVLLKFKDDVTGEDGVFDPGANTVGLTIEGAGKSGLRMTKYFFEKLVDKGIPTHYVEADLDNVTMTVKSATVFGKGLEVICRYRAVGSFLRRYGAYCEEGQPLDAFVEVTIKDDDRNDPPISEDGLAQLGILTHDEYATLKPLTQEISGVVKEELAAKGLDLYDIKLEFGRDEEGRIMLIDEISGGNMRVYKDGEYILPLDLEKLFFE; encoded by the coding sequence ATGGAACTCGTGTACCAAGGCAAGACGAAAGATGTATACAAATTACAGGATGGCAATGTATTATTGAAATTCAAAGATGATGTAACCGGCGAAGATGGCGTCTTCGATCCGGGTGCGAATACAGTGGGCTTGACGATTGAAGGGGCAGGAAAATCCGGGCTTCGAATGACGAAATATTTCTTCGAAAAGCTAGTGGACAAAGGGATTCCGACCCATTATGTCGAGGCGGATCTCGATAACGTGACGATGACGGTCAAATCTGCGACCGTTTTCGGGAAAGGGCTGGAAGTCATCTGCCGATATCGAGCAGTGGGCAGCTTCCTCCGCCGATATGGCGCTTATTGCGAAGAAGGACAACCACTCGATGCCTTCGTCGAAGTGACGATCAAAGACGATGATCGCAACGATCCGCCGATATCAGAAGATGGACTTGCTCAGCTCGGTATTTTAACGCATGACGAATACGCGACCTTAAAACCCCTTACACAAGAAATTTCGGGCGTCGTAAAAGAAGAGCTCGCTGCCAAAGGCCTCGACTTATACGATATCAAATTGGAATTTGGCCGGGATGAAGAGGGGCGAATTATGCTCATCGACGAAATTTCCGGTGGGAATATGCGTGTCTATAAAGACGGAGAATATATCCTTCCGCTTGATTTGGAAAAATTATTTTTTGAATAA
- a CDS encoding heavy-metal-associated domain-containing protein, protein MKKVVFNLEPFSCPSCIKKIEGALKRMNGVGDVKVLFNSGKVRAQFDENQVKVDDIQQVIVGLGYPVISQKVS, encoded by the coding sequence ATGAAAAAAGTCGTATTCAATCTAGAACCATTCAGCTGCCCGTCTTGCATCAAGAAAATCGAAGGTGCCCTGAAGAGAATGAATGGAGTTGGCGATGTAAAGGTGTTGTTCAATTCAGGTAAGGTCCGAGCGCAATTCGATGAAAATCAAGTCAAGGTGGATGACATCCAGCAAGTCATTGTCGGCCTGGGCTATCCCGTCATCTCGCAAAAAGTATCGTAA